One genomic window of Thioclava sp. GXIMD4216 includes the following:
- a CDS encoding M81 family metallopeptidase codes for MRVLLAGFQHETNTFAKDRADMAAFEHGGGFPALCRGAGITEVMTETVNLPAAGFLRAAKAAGVEVDPLLWAMAVPSGPVTRGCYEAIAGEICDLITAALPADAVYLDLHGAMCAEHIPDGEGELIERIRQIIGPDLPLVVSLDLHANVTRRMVGMTDALVAYRTYPHVDSADTGAAAFDLLQKRVALGRPFARAMAAPDYMIPICWQSTMNAPADGLYAALPQIEEDTGAISLSYAMGFPAADFDECGQLIWAYGATPPEAEAAVAALLARVEAAESAFQGTLYTPEGAVAHALERTAVGCAPVVIADAQDNPGAGGSSDTTGLIKALLAADVPDAAVGVLWDPKAVELAHQAGEGAEVALSLGGHSDVEGDSPLHASFTVEHLSDGQLRTLGPYYGTREMHLGPAACLRLRGVRIVVASQKAQMADREMFRFAGITPETTPILVVKSAIHFRADFAPIAGEIITATAPGAMMMRATDWQWAHLRDDLRLMPEGPTQAEHRAEHLAALRLPA; via the coding sequence ATGCGTGTGCTGCTTGCCGGTTTCCAGCATGAGACCAATACGTTCGCCAAGGATCGCGCCGATATGGCGGCCTTTGAACATGGCGGGGGGTTTCCCGCGCTCTGCCGAGGGGCGGGGATCACTGAGGTGATGACCGAGACCGTCAACCTGCCCGCCGCCGGTTTCCTGCGCGCGGCCAAAGCGGCAGGGGTCGAGGTGGACCCTCTTTTATGGGCGATGGCGGTGCCCTCGGGTCCGGTGACGCGCGGCTGTTACGAGGCCATCGCGGGCGAGATTTGTGATCTGATCACCGCAGCCCTGCCCGCCGATGCGGTCTATCTGGACCTGCATGGCGCGATGTGTGCCGAACATATCCCCGATGGCGAGGGCGAGCTGATCGAACGTATCCGCCAGATCATCGGGCCGGATCTGCCGCTGGTTGTCAGCCTTGACCTGCATGCCAATGTGACCCGCCGGATGGTCGGGATGACCGATGCCTTGGTGGCCTATCGGACCTATCCGCATGTGGATAGCGCCGATACGGGGGCGGCGGCCTTTGATCTCTTGCAAAAGCGGGTGGCCTTGGGGCGGCCTTTCGCGCGGGCGATGGCGGCGCCGGACTATATGATCCCCATCTGCTGGCAATCCACGATGAATGCGCCCGCCGACGGGCTTTATGCCGCTCTGCCGCAGATCGAAGAGGACACGGGCGCGATCAGCCTGTCCTATGCGATGGGCTTTCCGGCGGCGGATTTCGACGAATGCGGCCAGCTGATCTGGGCCTATGGCGCGACACCCCCTGAGGCCGAGGCCGCTGTGGCAGCGCTTCTGGCTCGGGTCGAGGCCGCCGAAAGCGCTTTCCAAGGCACGCTTTACACGCCGGAGGGGGCCGTGGCCCATGCGCTTGAGCGCACCGCAGTTGGCTGCGCGCCGGTGGTGATTGCCGATGCACAGGACAATCCCGGAGCAGGCGGTAGTTCGGATACGACCGGTCTGATCAAGGCGCTTCTGGCGGCGGATGTGCCCGATGCGGCAGTGGGGGTGCTGTGGGACCCGAAGGCCGTAGAGCTCGCGCATCAGGCGGGCGAGGGGGCCGAGGTTGCGCTGTCTCTTGGTGGCCATAGCGATGTCGAGGGCGATAGCCCTTTGCACGCCAGCTTTACGGTCGAGCATCTGTCGGACGGGCAGTTGCGTACGCTTGGCCCCTATTATGGCACGCGCGAGATGCATCTTGGCCCTGCTGCCTGCCTGCGCCTTAGGGGCGTGCGGATCGTGGTGGCCAGCCAGAAGGCGCAGATGGCCGACCGCGAAATGTTCCGCTTTGCAGGCATTACCCCCGAGACGACCCCGATCCTTGTCGTCAAAAGCGCCATCCATTTCCGTGCCGATTTTGCCCCGATTGCGGGTGAGATCATCACCGCCACCGCTCCAGGCGCGATGATGATGCGCGCCACCGACTGGCAGTGGGCGCATCTGCGCGATGACCTGCGGCTGATGCCCGAAGGCCCGACGCAAGCCGAACATCGGGCCGAACACCTTGCGGCGCTCCGCCTTCCTGCCTGA
- a CDS encoding ABC transporter ATP-binding protein, which yields MKDENVVLSVEDVSIDTRPKGARPITRNISFTVKAGETVCVVGESGSGKSITSMAVMGLLPKDALQVTTGRILLDGEDVLQATPARMRALRASKVSMVFQEPMTALNPVKTVGDQIDEVLRLHTKLSKAERRKSVLQMMERVHLPDVARIYGSYPHQLSGGQRQRIVIAMALILRPRVLLADEPTTALDVTTQKQILKLIKELQEEEGTAVVFVTHDFGVVSDIADRIVVMNRGDLVETGTRDEILARPKQEYTRMLISSVPSMQPRFAPLPDQPKVLDVIGLAKTYGKGRTEVKAAQNINFTVRKGEITGIIGESGSGKSTVARCVMRLTDPSDGAVRLQGQDIVPMRNLREMRRQVQYIFQDPYRSLNPRRTIAQSLMEGLLNYGMPEAQARAKAAATLEMVNLPASVMDRYPHQFSGGQRQRIAIARAIVMEPDLLIADEAVSALDVSVQAQVLDLLEDIRDRTGVSVLFITHDLRVAAQICNALVVMQKGQIVEQGATRDVLMAPSHPYTRALIEAAPAPAWDFQNFRPLLRAV from the coding sequence ATGAAGGATGAAAATGTTGTGCTCTCGGTCGAGGATGTCAGCATCGACACCCGTCCCAAAGGCGCCCGCCCGATCACCCGCAATATCAGCTTTACCGTGAAGGCCGGAGAGACGGTTTGTGTGGTGGGCGAAAGCGGCTCGGGCAAGTCGATCACCTCTATGGCGGTGATGGGGCTTTTGCCGAAAGACGCGCTGCAGGTCACCACGGGGCGTATCCTCTTGGATGGCGAGGATGTGCTACAGGCCACGCCCGCGCGGATGCGGGCGCTCAGGGCCTCCAAAGTGTCGATGGTGTTTCAGGAACCGATGACCGCGCTTAATCCGGTGAAGACGGTGGGGGACCAGATCGACGAGGTGCTGCGCCTGCATACCAAACTGTCCAAAGCCGAGCGCCGCAAGTCGGTGCTGCAGATGATGGAGCGCGTGCATCTGCCCGATGTCGCGCGCATCTATGGCAGCTATCCGCATCAGCTTTCGGGCGGACAGCGCCAGCGCATCGTGATCGCCATGGCGCTGATCCTGCGGCCGCGTGTGTTGCTGGCCGATGAGCCCACCACCGCGCTGGATGTGACCACGCAGAAGCAGATCCTGAAGCTGATCAAGGAGTTGCAGGAAGAGGAAGGCACGGCGGTTGTTTTTGTCACCCATGACTTCGGTGTGGTCTCGGATATTGCCGACCGGATCGTGGTGATGAACCGTGGCGATCTGGTGGAAACCGGCACGCGCGATGAAATCCTTGCGCGCCCGAAACAGGAGTATACGCGGATGCTGATTTCCTCGGTGCCCTCGATGCAGCCGCGTTTCGCGCCGCTGCCGGATCAGCCCAAGGTGCTGGATGTGATCGGCCTTGCCAAGACCTATGGCAAGGGCAGGACCGAGGTGAAGGCCGCGCAGAACATCAATTTCACCGTCCGCAAGGGCGAGATTACGGGGATTATCGGCGAAAGCGGCTCGGGTAAATCCACCGTGGCGCGCTGTGTGATGCGGCTGACCGACCCCAGCGACGGGGCCGTACGCCTGCAGGGGCAGGACATTGTGCCGATGCGCAATCTGCGCGAGATGCGCCGTCAGGTGCAATATATCTTTCAGGACCCCTACCGTTCGCTCAACCCGCGCCGGACCATCGCGCAATCGCTGATGGAGGGGCTTTTGAACTACGGTATGCCCGAGGCTCAGGCGCGGGCCAAGGCGGCGGCGACGCTTGAGATGGTCAATCTTCCGGCCTCGGTGATGGACCGCTATCCGCATCAGTTCTCGGGCGGGCAGCGCCAACGGATTGCCATTGCGCGGGCCATCGTGATGGAGCCGGATCTGTTGATCGCGGATGAGGCGGTCTCGGCGCTGGATGTGTCGGTGCAGGCGCAGGTGCTGGATCTGCTGGAGGATATCCGCGACCGCACCGGCGTGTCGGTGCTGTTTATCACCCATGATCTGCGGGTAGCTGCGCAGATCTGTAACGCGCTTGTGGTGATGCAGAAGGGGCAGATCGTCGAACAGGGTGCCACGCGGGATGTGCTGATGGCCCCCTCGCATCCCTATACCCGCGCGCTGATCGAGGCCGCCCCTGCGCCCGCGTGGGATTTCCAGAACTTCCGCCCGCTGTTGCGGGCCGTTTGA
- a CDS encoding ABC transporter permease, with product MAALGGVFSSWPAKISGAVLLVIVLMSVFAPLITAHDPIQLDPSVRLKPPSPEHLLGTDSYGRDMFSRIIYGSRISLAVGAGTVVISILFGMVIGVLTGYFKWIDAVLSRVMDGLMAIPGVLLAVALVAISGGTLTTVLIAISIPEIPRVARMVRGVIMGVRNEPYVEAASVLGTSMGKMVWRHMLPNTVAPLLVQGTYIFAAAIMTESILSFLGAGVPPEIPSWGNMMADGRKFFLLKPELIFFPGVMVSLTVLSVNMLGDVLRDQLDPRMAKRL from the coding sequence ATGGCAGCCCTTGGCGGCGTCTTCTCCAGCTGGCCTGCCAAGATTTCCGGCGCGGTGCTGCTGGTCATCGTGCTGATGTCGGTCTTTGCGCCGCTGATCACCGCCCATGACCCGATCCAGCTTGACCCTTCGGTGCGGCTCAAGCCGCCATCGCCCGAGCACCTTCTTGGCACCGACAGCTATGGCCGCGACATGTTCTCGCGCATCATCTACGGGTCACGGATTTCGCTCGCGGTGGGGGCGGGGACGGTGGTGATCTCGATCCTCTTCGGGATGGTGATCGGCGTGCTGACCGGCTATTTCAAATGGATCGATGCGGTGCTCAGCCGTGTGATGGACGGGCTGATGGCCATTCCGGGGGTGCTTCTGGCGGTGGCGCTGGTGGCGATTTCGGGCGGCACGCTGACCACGGTGCTGATTGCGATCTCCATCCCCGAGATCCCCCGCGTGGCGCGGATGGTGCGCGGCGTCATCATGGGGGTGCGCAATGAACCCTATGTCGAGGCCGCCTCGGTTCTGGGCACCTCGATGGGCAAGATGGTCTGGCGGCATATGCTGCCCAATACGGTGGCGCCTTTGCTGGTGCAGGGCACCTATATCTTTGCCGCCGCTATCATGACGGAATCCATCCTGTCCTTTCTGGGCGCAGGCGTGCCGCCCGAAATTCCGTCTTGGGGCAATATGATGGCCGACGGGCGCAAGTTCTTCCTGCTCAAGCCCGAACTGATCTTCTTCCCCGGTGTGATGGTGTCGCTGACCGTGCTGAGCGTGAACATGCTGGGTGATGTGCTGCGCGACCAGCTGGACCCGCGCATGGCGAAACGCCTCTGA
- a CDS encoding ABC transporter permease — protein MLLFITKRILSAIPVLLMVAIIVFLVLRLSPGDPAVMIAGPNATPEQLDQLRESMGLTKPLLEQLVIWLGNMAHGDMGTSLISGKPATELIMDRFGPTLALSLCTVVLAIAVSIPLGVIAAWQQGKWLDRLVMAGSVVGFSVPVFIIGYVLILVFSRILGWFPVQGYQPLANGFGGFIERLVLPSVALSFPYIALIARIVRTNVIEVMGEDYIRTARAKGLRERSVLMSHALGNAAVPIITIIGVSIAMLIGGVVVTESVFNIPGLGRLVLDSVLARDYTVIQAVILLFSAIYVVINLCVDLLYGVFDPRIRH, from the coding sequence ATGCTGCTGTTCATCACCAAACGTATCCTCTCGGCCATTCCGGTGCTGTTGATGGTCGCGATCATCGTGTTTCTCGTGTTGCGCCTGTCGCCGGGGGATCCGGCGGTGATGATTGCGGGGCCCAATGCGACTCCCGAGCAGCTTGACCAACTGCGCGAGAGCATGGGGCTGACAAAGCCCCTGCTTGAACAGCTGGTGATCTGGCTGGGCAATATGGCCCATGGCGATATGGGCACCTCGTTGATTTCCGGCAAACCCGCGACTGAACTGATCATGGACCGTTTCGGCCCGACGCTGGCGCTGAGCCTCTGCACCGTGGTGCTGGCGATTGCCGTCTCGATCCCGCTGGGCGTAATTGCGGCGTGGCAACAGGGCAAATGGCTGGACCGTCTGGTAATGGCGGGCTCGGTTGTGGGGTTCTCGGTGCCGGTGTTCATTATCGGCTATGTGCTGATACTGGTCTTCTCGCGTATCTTGGGCTGGTTTCCGGTGCAGGGCTACCAGCCGCTGGCCAATGGTTTTGGCGGCTTTATCGAACGGCTGGTGCTGCCCTCCGTCGCACTGAGCTTTCCCTATATCGCGTTGATTGCCCGCATCGTGCGCACCAATGTCATCGAGGTGATGGGCGAGGATTACATCCGCACCGCCCGCGCCAAAGGCTTGCGCGAACGCTCCGTGCTGATGAGCCACGCGCTGGGAAATGCCGCCGTGCCGATCATCACCATCATCGGCGTGTCGATTGCCATGCTGATCGGCGGTGTGGTGGTGACAGAGTCGGTCTTCAATATTCCGGGCCTCGGGCGGCTGGTGCTCGATTCCGTTCTGGCGCGGGATTACACCGTCATTCAGGCCGTGATCCTTTTGTTTTCCGCCATCTATGTGGTGATCAACCTCTGTGTTGACCTCCTGTATGGCGTCTTCGATCCGCGCATCCGTCACTGA
- a CDS encoding ABC transporter substrate-binding protein, with protein sequence MFLPKSSSGLLKGALVSVLLGASSVAAHAETTITAVMNAPLRALDPAISTAYILRNYGYMVYDTLLARDEAGKVQPQMASWAVSEDGLTYTFTLRDGLKWHDGTPVTAADCVASIARWDQVDKTGQVMAKLMSAMEVVDDKSFTMTFAEPTGIALLALSKPSGIAPFMMPKAVAETPISTPITSTIGSGPFKFDSASYQPGVQAVFLKNEDYVPRDEPSSGMAGGKVVKVDKVIWTAMPDPMTALTAMMSGEVDFVEQVQQDLLPLVDGNPDFYTQAFAKQGSQNLVRLNWTQPPFDNLKYREAAMAALGQKPMLNAQVGTAEDSSSTCAAVFGCSGPYATDYKAEEIIKANPEKSKELLQEAGYDGKPIMLMQATDLASLAPQGPVIAQQLRDGGFKVDVVAMDWASVVARRASKAPVAEGGWNIFSTTNVLPDVGDPVGFIGTAAGGDSAWFGWPDVPKIEELRASFAEAPDTASQVQIAKEIDQLAIDNVVMIPMGEFANINVVSAKLQGMPEAEAPVFWNVTKSE encoded by the coding sequence ATGTTTCTTCCGAAGTCTTCTTCGGGGCTGCTCAAGGGTGCGCTGGTATCAGTGCTTTTGGGAGCCAGCTCTGTCGCCGCCCATGCCGAAACCACCATTACCGCCGTGATGAATGCGCCCCTGCGCGCGCTCGATCCGGCGATCAGCACGGCCTATATCCTGCGCAATTACGGCTATATGGTCTATGACACGCTGCTGGCGCGCGACGAGGCGGGCAAGGTCCAGCCGCAGATGGCCAGCTGGGCGGTTTCGGAGGACGGGCTGACCTATACGTTCACCCTGCGCGACGGGCTGAAATGGCATGATGGCACGCCGGTGACGGCGGCGGATTGTGTGGCCTCGATCGCGCGTTGGGATCAGGTCGACAAGACCGGTCAGGTGATGGCCAAGCTGATGAGCGCAATGGAGGTCGTGGACGATAAATCCTTCACCATGACCTTTGCCGAACCGACGGGGATCGCGCTTCTGGCGCTATCGAAGCCCTCGGGGATTGCGCCTTTCATGATGCCCAAGGCCGTGGCCGAGACGCCGATTTCCACGCCGATCACCTCGACCATCGGCTCCGGCCCGTTCAAATTCGACAGCGCGTCCTATCAGCCGGGGGTGCAGGCGGTCTTCCTGAAAAACGAGGACTATGTGCCGCGTGACGAACCCTCCAGCGGGATGGCGGGCGGCAAGGTCGTGAAGGTGGATAAGGTCATCTGGACCGCCATGCCCGACCCGATGACCGCCCTGACCGCCATGATGTCGGGCGAGGTCGATTTTGTGGAACAGGTGCAGCAGGATCTTCTGCCGCTGGTCGATGGCAACCCCGATTTCTACACGCAGGCCTTTGCCAAACAGGGCAGCCAGAACCTCGTGCGGCTGAACTGGACGCAACCGCCCTTTGACAACCTCAAATACCGCGAGGCCGCGATGGCCGCCCTTGGCCAGAAACCCATGCTGAACGCGCAGGTGGGCACGGCTGAAGACAGCTCCAGCACCTGTGCCGCCGTCTTCGGCTGTTCGGGTCCCTATGCCACCGACTATAAGGCCGAGGAGATCATCAAGGCCAATCCCGAGAAATCCAAGGAACTGCTGCAAGAGGCGGGCTATGACGGCAAGCCCATCATGCTGATGCAGGCCACCGATCTGGCGTCTCTGGCGCCGCAGGGTCCGGTGATTGCCCAGCAGCTGCGCGATGGCGGCTTCAAGGTGGATGTGGTCGCGATGGATTGGGCCAGTGTCGTGGCGCGTCGCGCGTCCAAGGCGCCGGTGGCCGAGGGTGGCTGGAACATCTTCTCGACGACCAATGTGCTACCCGATGTGGGTGATCCGGTAGGCTTTATCGGCACTGCGGCAGGCGGGGATAGCGCGTGGTTCGGCTGGCCGGATGTGCCGAAGATCGAAGAGCTGCGCGCCTCCTTTGCCGAAGCGCCCGACACCGCGTCTCAGGTGCAGATCGCCAAGGAGATCGACCAGCTGGCCATTGATAACGTCGTGATGATCCCGATGGGGGAATTCGCCAATATCAACGTGGTCTCGGCCAAGCTGCAGGGCATGCCCGAAGCGGAAGCCCCCGTCTTCTGGAATGTGACCAAGTCGGAGTGA
- a CDS encoding amidase, translated as MTDTIDASLTMSWDEWYAHDGLGLAQLIRAGDVTAEEVAAQAAHAIRAVNPEICGVVEVFDDAVADSAGHGTNPQGPFAGLPFLMKDLGPTVAGRLQEQGSLYLKGNRPEKDAFLTTKIKQAGLNIIGRSTTPEFGCCSSAENPAVYVTRNPWDTGFTSCGSSAGSSVMVGAGVLPLAHGTDGGGSIRIPAGCCGAIGLKSSRGTFSIAPANSDFSSVVSTQGCISRTVRDTAAFVYHCRGGAPGEFMPFWHPETPFLEQIQNDPRRLKIAVSHEWGPYAATPHIAAELIRVAEFFESLGHYVEFVTPKVDFAKAYAAQTTCYISNFAQVVNNLLRMKGLEKPPEDLFEPMNIRIWEQGKDISYTTRADMQLDFNETARAFGAAFQEWDILLTPTTARETPTIGTTEYLTTTDNPSALDWFENLWGFFAYTPLNNLCGTPGMSLPLAVHANGLPLGMQIHAAQGNDGLLLQLAAQVERAIEGKWNQGRLPQVHVTKLG; from the coding sequence ATGACCGACACAATAGACGCCTCCCTTACAATGAGTTGGGACGAATGGTACGCCCATGACGGGCTGGGGCTGGCCCAGCTTATCCGTGCGGGCGATGTCACCGCCGAAGAGGTCGCCGCTCAGGCGGCCCACGCGATCCGTGCGGTCAATCCCGAAATCTGTGGCGTTGTCGAGGTCTTTGACGATGCCGTGGCCGATAGCGCGGGACATGGCACCAATCCCCAAGGCCCCTTCGCGGGGCTGCCCTTCCTGATGAAAGATCTGGGGCCGACAGTCGCGGGGCGGCTGCAGGAACAGGGCTCGCTTTACCTGAAAGGCAACCGGCCCGAGAAAGACGCCTTTCTGACCACGAAGATCAAACAGGCGGGGCTGAATATCATCGGGCGCAGCACAACGCCGGAATTCGGCTGCTGTAGCTCGGCCGAGAACCCTGCCGTCTATGTCACCCGCAACCCTTGGGACACGGGGTTCACCAGTTGCGGATCTTCTGCGGGGTCTTCGGTGATGGTGGGCGCGGGCGTTTTGCCGCTTGCGCATGGCACCGATGGGGGTGGCTCGATCCGGATTCCCGCCGGCTGCTGCGGGGCGATCGGGCTGAAATCGTCGCGCGGGACCTTCTCGATTGCGCCCGCCAATTCCGATTTCTCCTCGGTGGTCTCGACGCAGGGCTGCATCTCGCGCACGGTGCGCGACACCGCTGCCTTTGTATACCACTGCCGTGGCGGAGCGCCGGGAGAATTCATGCCCTTCTGGCACCCCGAGACGCCCTTCCTGGAACAGATCCAGAATGACCCGCGGCGGCTGAAGATTGCTGTCTCGCATGAATGGGGACCCTATGCGGCCACGCCCCATATTGCAGCCGAACTCATCCGCGTGGCGGAGTTCTTCGAGAGCCTCGGCCATTATGTGGAGTTCGTCACCCCCAAGGTGGATTTCGCCAAAGCCTATGCCGCCCAGACCACCTGCTATATCTCGAATTTCGCGCAGGTGGTGAATAACCTCTTGCGGATGAAGGGGTTGGAGAAGCCCCCCGAAGACCTTTTCGAGCCGATGAACATCCGCATCTGGGAACAGGGCAAGGATATCAGCTATACGACCCGCGCCGATATGCAGCTGGATTTCAACGAGACCGCCCGAGCCTTCGGCGCAGCCTTTCAGGAATGGGACATCCTGCTGACCCCCACCACCGCGCGCGAGACCCCCACCATCGGCACCACCGAATATCTGACCACCACCGATAACCCTTCGGCGCTAGACTGGTTCGAGAACCTCTGGGGGTTCTTCGCCTATACGCCGCTCAACAATCTTTGTGGCACCCCTGGTATGTCGCTGCCGCTGGCCGTTCATGCCAATGGGTTGCCCTTGGGGATGCAGATCCATGCCGCCCAAGGCAATGACGGGTTGCTTTTGCAACTGGCCGCTCAGGTCGAGCGCGCGATCGAAGGCAAGTGGAATCAGGGCCGCCTGCCGCAGGTCCATGTGACCAAGCTCGGCTAA
- a CDS encoding C69 family dipeptidase yields the protein MCDTILVLGSLTQDGRSYFAKNSDRAPNEAQYLTKVEAARHAPDARVQATYIDLPQVGQTYACIGSRPWWIWGFEHGVNEHGLTIGNEAVWSRLAADGGPNLLGMDLLRLTLERARDADEGLKVLTGLIETYGQGGHAALTREMVYHNAFLLADGRSGWVVESAGRHWVARKVTQWAAISNVYSIGRDYDLISDQAEAFATEQGWHPAGTPFDWARAYTDSTRANLPACHARLAMSRAKVAGLPKGGIGLTEMIDVLRDHGGDPDRHPAAGGQACVCMHGVSASSGSETAASMIVALPATPQTPREIWVSLASPCLSGFIPVWLDTDLPKGWSQPAHHTDPDQWWDIERLQRLIDPDYTSLARGLRAQFNGMPHKARAELSLASKADAATRNAISQRAARSYREIVDAGLQDRADRPRSPDPRGDYLADINRAIPRTSRDAREDLALHASP from the coding sequence ATGTGCGACACAATACTGGTTCTGGGCAGCCTGACCCAAGACGGGCGCAGCTATTTTGCCAAGAACTCGGACCGCGCGCCGAATGAGGCGCAATATCTGACGAAGGTGGAGGCCGCGCGCCATGCCCCTGATGCCCGCGTGCAGGCCACCTATATCGACCTGCCGCAGGTCGGGCAGACCTATGCCTGCATCGGCTCGCGCCCGTGGTGGATCTGGGGGTTCGAGCATGGGGTCAACGAACATGGGCTGACCATCGGCAATGAGGCCGTCTGGTCGCGGCTGGCGGCCGATGGGGGGCCGAACCTTCTGGGCATGGACCTCCTGCGCCTCACGCTGGAACGCGCCCGTGATGCCGATGAGGGACTGAAGGTGCTGACCGGATTGATCGAGACCTATGGTCAGGGGGGCCATGCCGCTTTGACCCGCGAGATGGTCTATCACAACGCCTTCCTGCTGGCCGATGGCCGCTCAGGCTGGGTGGTGGAAAGCGCGGGCCGCCATTGGGTGGCCCGCAAGGTCACGCAATGGGCCGCCATTTCCAATGTCTATTCGATCGGGCGCGATTATGACCTGATCTCGGATCAGGCCGAGGCTTTTGCCACTGAACAGGGCTGGCATCCGGCAGGCACGCCCTTTGACTGGGCGCGCGCCTATACCGATAGCACCCGCGCCAATCTGCCCGCCTGCCATGCGCGGCTTGCCATGTCGCGCGCCAAAGTGGCGGGCCTGCCCAAGGGCGGGATCGGGCTGACCGAGATGATCGACGTGCTACGCGATCATGGCGGCGATCCGGACCGGCATCCGGCGGCGGGCGGCCAGGCCTGTGTCTGCATGCATGGGGTCAGCGCCAGTTCCGGTTCGGAAACCGCCGCTTCGATGATCGTGGCCCTGCCAGCCACGCCGCAGACCCCGCGCGAGATCTGGGTCAGCCTTGCCTCGCCCTGCCTGTCGGGCTTCATTCCGGTCTGGCTCGATACCGATCTGCCCAAAGGCTGGAGCCAGCCCGCCCACCATACCGACCCCGATCAATGGTGGGATATCGAGCGCCTGCAACGGCTTATCGACCCCGATTATACCAGCCTCGCCCGAGGCTTGCGAGCGCAGTTCAACGGCATGCCCCATAAGGCGAGGGCCGAGCTTTCCCTTGCCAGCAAAGCCGATGCCGCCACCCGTAACGCCATTTCCCAACGCGCGGCCCGCAGCTATCGCGAGATCGTCGATGCGGGATTGCAGGACCGCGCCGACCGCCCGCGAAGCCCCGACCCGCGCGGAGACTATCTGGCGGACATCAATCGCGCCATCCCCCGCACCAGCCGCGATGCACGCGAAGACCTTGCCTTGCACGCCAGCCCCTAG
- a CDS encoding phosphotransferase: MSNPDPCLPPVSGPLAALPATGAPERIDLGSLSTRCQTVGPEHAARLARELWGLSGDITRLDTEKDDTFALRQQDRRLIFKIANPAEPPAELDLQIQTLAHLNRHAPDLPVPQIVPALNGAALVALPLADGVRHARMMTYLEGDLLDTLPPLGPEQYRIGEMNAKLRLAMSDFRHPFAARQLAWDIRHLPRLAELLDHVPDQSQRSALTRAFRQILSLRDDIEALPRQILHNDFSRSNLLVDRRKAQPITGIIDFGDVVETAVAIDLSTAMLNQLPRDAAEQGQDGMFAGPTRLFEGHIAHAPLSKAERRLLPHLVFARVVTRALLTLWRAGQFPENRAYILRNTAQGWAQLDWYLSQNPAALSARLL; the protein is encoded by the coding sequence TTGTCCAACCCCGATCCCTGCCTCCCCCCTGTTTCCGGCCCGCTTGCCGCTTTGCCTGCGACAGGCGCGCCGGAAAGGATCGACCTCGGGTCGCTCTCGACCCGCTGTCAGACGGTCGGGCCGGAACACGCCGCCCGTCTGGCGCGGGAGCTCTGGGGCCTATCCGGCGATATCACGCGGCTGGACACCGAAAAGGACGATACATTCGCGCTCCGCCAACAGGATCGCAGGCTGATCTTCAAGATCGCCAATCCGGCAGAGCCACCCGCCGAACTCGACCTTCAGATCCAGACGCTCGCCCATCTGAACCGCCACGCCCCCGATCTGCCTGTGCCGCAGATTGTGCCCGCGCTGAATGGTGCCGCGCTTGTGGCTTTGCCGCTGGCCGACGGGGTAAGGCATGCGCGGATGATGACCTATCTTGAGGGCGATCTGCTCGACACTCTGCCCCCGCTTGGCCCCGAACAATACCGGATTGGCGAAATGAACGCCAAGCTACGGCTGGCCATGAGCGATTTCCGCCACCCCTTTGCCGCCCGCCAGCTGGCATGGGATATCCGGCACCTGCCGAGGCTGGCAGAGCTTCTGGACCACGTGCCTGACCAAAGTCAGCGAAGTGCCCTGACCCGTGCCTTTCGCCAGATCCTGTCCCTGCGCGACGACATCGAGGCCCTGCCGCGGCAAATCCTGCATAATGATTTCAGCCGCTCGAACCTGCTGGTTGACCGCCGCAAGGCGCAACCAATCACCGGCATCATCGATTTCGGCGATGTGGTCGAAACGGCTGTGGCCATCGACCTGTCGACCGCCATGCTCAACCAGCTGCCTCGCGATGCCGCCGAACAGGGACAGGACGGGATGTTTGCCGGACCGACCCGCCTTTTCGAGGGCCATATTGCCCATGCCCCGCTTTCCAAGGCCGAGCGCCGCCTGTTGCCGCATCTGGTCTTCGCCCGCGTCGTGACCCGCGCGCTGCTCACGCTCTGGCGGGCCGGTCAGTTCCCCGAAAACCGTGCCTATATCCTGCGCAATACCGCGCAGGGCTGGGCGCAGCTTGACTGGTATCTCAGCCAGAATCCGGCGGCGCTCTCTGCCCGTCTGCTGTAA